Proteins encoded in a region of the Helicobacter colisuis genome:
- a CDS encoding TraU family protein — translation MKKVLSGFISLALSTQLAFAVCSVNPTQIITTLGSMCWNCIFPISIAGIPVINGPMPDSPTAVRSPICMCPAPPPLFYRIGFPIGYYEPSRSIDVNKDPYCFAGLGLNMGISLLQQGTKGDANTKDKTRTWFQSHYYIYSIFEMVGVFTDTMCLRGEQGIDIAYFTEVDPLWNDDSLSALINPEALLFGNPITNLACIADSVASVANSPLDTLFWCKGSWGNAYPLTGSTNTKNYVEDSASVASSMIYKLHRQLILWNSASYTALCGEHPLPIWIKTAYRLQFMYPFPHPMAMGIRQTGVIWTPLKNLPAGGDNFKAQDKLRGFSLINFNKT, via the coding sequence ATGAAAAAGGTTTTAAGTGGATTTATTTCTCTTGCCCTAAGCACACAGTTAGCATTTGCTGTTTGTTCAGTAAATCCAACACAAATTATTACAACACTAGGCTCAATGTGCTGGAATTGTATTTTTCCTATCAGCATTGCAGGTATTCCTGTTATTAATGGTCCAATGCCAGACTCTCCAACAGCAGTTAGAAGCCCTATTTGCATGTGCCCTGCGCCACCACCATTATTCTATAGAATTGGATTTCCTATCGGCTATTATGAGCCTAGCAGAAGCATAGATGTAAACAAAGATCCTTATTGCTTTGCAGGACTAGGATTAAATATGGGAATTTCATTGCTGCAACAAGGAACTAAGGGGGATGCAAATACTAAGGACAAAACACGCACTTGGTTTCAATCTCATTATTACATTTACTCTATTTTTGAGATGGTAGGAGTATTTACAGACACTATGTGTTTGCGTGGAGAACAAGGCATAGATATAGCTTATTTTACAGAAGTTGATCCTTTATGGAATGATGACTCTCTTAGCGCTTTAATTAATCCAGAAGCTTTATTGTTTGGAAACCCCATTACAAATCTTGCTTGTATTGCTGATAGTGTTGCTTCTGTCGCAAATTCTCCACTTGATACTTTATTTTGGTGCAAAGGAAGTTGGGGAAATGCTTATCCTTTAACAGGCTCTACAAATACTAAAAATTATGTGGAGGATTCAGCAAGCGTTGCCTCTTCAATGATTTACAAATTACATAGGCAATTAATTTTATGGAACTCTGCTTCTTATACAGCACTTTGTGGAGAACACCCATTACCTATTTGGATTAAAACTGCTTATAGATTGCAATTTATGTATCCTTTTCCACACCCTATGGCGATGGGTATAAGGCAAACAGGGGTTATTTGGACGCCATTAAAAAATCTCCCAGCAGGTGGGGATAATTTTAAGGCTCAAGATAAGTTAAGAGGATTTTCTCTTATCAATTTTAATAAAACTTGA
- a CDS encoding COG3014 family protein has protein sequence MSFLYENKTLKLAIFGATCLLFSACANHSVQNQTFESALYQRICNDGFFSQNLDKVKKGSDTIYTGINVGLIARNCGEFDLSNQLFDAAEESYKQDVDLQNAGKKGAKIVATTLINDTIVDYEGSLYERIMLNLYKGLNFMDLGDYSNARVEFNRALMRQDKAKEYFAREIAKNREEIEKAKEDPNYDKNMNENLKSVTKEYDALFKEFVTTKDFVNPYATYLASVFFFMDNDYRKAADLFREVAKINPKNKEIQKEYAVFKGRANSVSKKGKKYIFVVYENGFGVMKDDFTLTLPFVVDKNIVTTNVALQTLKKREASFPNIKVNGIQTTEVVDLDNIIATEFKINMPAMITKALAQTITKTTLNVVVASNDKTGGFLSLGSSMLTTLTNNADVRSWRGLPKNISVAMVENKGSVNIKNPQGEEIYTNTLDKNKNALIIVRSFAPNLPSNVNLTQK, from the coding sequence ATGAGTTTTTTATATGAAAACAAAACATTAAAGTTGGCGATATTTGGTGCTACTTGTCTATTGTTTAGCGCGTGTGCGAATCATAGTGTGCAGAATCAGACTTTTGAAAGTGCCTTGTATCAAAGGATTTGTAATGATGGCTTTTTCTCGCAAAATTTGGATAAAGTCAAGAAAGGAAGCGATACAATTTATACAGGTATTAATGTTGGGTTAATCGCTAGAAATTGTGGTGAATTTGATCTTAGCAATCAACTTTTTGACGCGGCAGAGGAATCTTATAAACAAGATGTGGATTTACAAAATGCAGGCAAAAAAGGAGCTAAGATTGTCGCAACTACATTGATTAATGATACCATTGTGGATTATGAGGGAAGCTTGTATGAACGCATTATGCTTAATCTCTATAAAGGCTTAAATTTTATGGATTTGGGCGATTATAGTAATGCTAGAGTGGAGTTTAACCGCGCTTTAATGCGTCAAGATAAAGCAAAAGAGTATTTTGCAAGAGAGATTGCTAAAAATCGTGAAGAGATTGAAAAAGCAAAGGAAGATCCAAATTATGATAAAAATATGAATGAGAATCTAAAAAGTGTAACAAAGGAATATGATGCGCTATTTAAGGAGTTTGTAACAACAAAAGATTTTGTAAATCCTTATGCGACTTATCTTGCTTCTGTATTTTTCTTTATGGACAACGATTATCGTAAAGCAGCGGATTTATTTAGAGAAGTTGCTAAAATTAATCCTAAAAATAAAGAGATTCAAAAGGAATATGCAGTTTTTAAGGGGCGCGCAAATTCTGTTTCCAAAAAGGGCAAAAAATATATTTTTGTTGTCTATGAGAATGGTTTTGGTGTAATGAAAGATGATTTCACATTGACATTGCCATTTGTTGTAGATAAAAATATTGTTACGACAAATGTGGCTTTGCAAACTTTAAAAAAGCGTGAAGCGTCTTTTCCCAATATTAAAGTCAATGGCATTCAAACAACAGAAGTGGTTGATTTAGATAATATTATTGCAACAGAGTTTAAAATTAATATGCCTGCAATGATTACTAAAGCCCTAGCACAGACAATTACCAAAACTACATTAAATGTCGTTGTGGCAAGCAATGATAAAACAGGTGGATTCCTATCGCTTGGTAGTTCTATGCTAACAACATTGACAAATAATGCCGATGTGCGTTCGTGGCGTGGGTTGCCTAAAAACATCTCTGTGGCAATGGTTGAAAACAAGGGGAGTGTGAACATTAAAAATCCTCAAGGAGAAGAGATTTATACAAACACATTGGATAAGAATAAAAATGCACTTATTATAGTGCGTTCATTTGCACCAAATTTGCCAAGTAATGTTAATTTAACACAAAAATAA
- a CDS encoding IS1595 family transposase: MIIPMKNRYMYRSQISEKKFREILWYFCLDLEAVKIAEICKISRITINKILKNIRLLMLQSCQNQGKLSGEIEIDESYFGAKRVRGKRGRGAAGKHIVFGMLKRDGKVHTQLVNGCFAKELLPILQGFSDISNSTIYSDCWKAYDGLVDYGAKAHYRVKHNQNEFANGKNHINGIENFWGYYKHRLSKFKGIKRENFLLHLKECEFRFNNKENLYQVLLKLIRENPLNLS; encoded by the coding sequence ATGATTATACCGATGAAAAATAGGTATATGTATCGTTCCCAAATTTCAGAAAAGAAATTTCGTGAAATTTTATGGTATTTTTGCCTTGATTTAGAAGCTGTAAAAATAGCTGAAATTTGTAAAATTTCTAGGATAACAATTAATAAAATTCTTAAAAATATTAGACTTTTAATGCTACAATCTTGTCAAAACCAAGGCAAGCTAAGCGGTGAAATTGAAATAGATGAAAGCTACTTTGGAGCCAAAAGAGTGCGCGGCAAAAGAGGCAGGGGAGCAGCTGGTAAGCATATAGTGTTTGGCATGCTAAAAAGGGATGGCAAGGTGCATACGCAGCTAGTTAATGGGTGCTTCGCAAAAGAGCTTTTACCGATATTACAAGGCTTTAGCGATATTAGTAATTCTACCATTTATAGCGATTGTTGGAAGGCATATGATGGCTTAGTAGATTACGGAGCTAAAGCTCATTATAGAGTGAAACATAACCAAAATGAGTTCGCAAATGGCAAAAATCACATCAATGGGATAGAAAACTTTTGGGGCTACTACAAGCATCGCTTAAGTAAGTTTAAAGGTATAAAAAGAGAGAATTTTCTTTTACATTTAAAAGAGTGTGAATTTAGATTCAATAACAAGGAAAATCTCTATCAAGTTTTATTAAAATTGATAAGAGAAAATCCTCTTAACTTATCTTGA
- a CDS encoding nucleotidyl transferase AbiEii/AbiGii toxin family protein codes for MNIREQMLKKYNPKSETEPINALKEIFQEITLLGLYRGGFFNKAAFYGGTSLRILYGLERFSEDLDFSLLKKTKK; via the coding sequence ATGAATATAAGAGAACAAATGCTAAAAAAATATAATCCCAAAAGCGAAACTGAACCCATCAATGCACTTAAAGAAATATTTCAAGAAATAACACTTCTTGGTCTTTATCGAGGTGGTTTTTTTAATAAAGCTGCTTTTTATGGCGGAACGAGCTTGAGAATACTTTATGGGTTAGAGAGATTTTCAGAGGATTTAGACTTTTCACTCTTAAAAAAAACAAAGAAATAA
- a CDS encoding DUF1425 domain-containing protein produces MKQWLLICAVILLSACSTTYQKDSSLPNITLDSSLSKDIIQERRKRINDNGYLEFEIIFYSDSVKNIVYKVEWLDKDGFVLRDVLSEDYQALRIPARQKVVLRKLAADARAQDFRIEIRKN; encoded by the coding sequence ATGAAACAATGGTTATTAATTTGTGCTGTAATTTTGTTGAGTGCGTGTTCGACAACATATCAAAAGGATTCTAGCTTACCTAATATCACTTTGGATTCCTCTCTTTCTAAGGATATTATTCAAGAGAGACGCAAGCGCATCAATGACAATGGCTACTTGGAATTTGAGATTATTTTTTATAGCGATTCTGTTAAAAATATAGTGTATAAAGTGGAATGGTTGGATAAAGATGGTTTTGTATTGCGCGATGTTCTTAGTGAGGATTATCAAGCACTTAGGATTCCAGCTAGACAGAAAGTTGTTTTGCGTAAGCTTGCAGCAGATGCAAGGGCGCAAGACTTTAGAATAGAAATTCGTAAAAATTAA